CACAATCCCGACTCTCGATAACTTCTAACtgtaaacaaacaaaaccttgaaacatatttcaatCGAACCACTATACGTGCATAAAATTTGCAGATGCCAATTATCATAAGAGACATTGTTTCCAATGTCAGTCTCAGAGCACAGTTTCAAAAACACGAAACTCGACAAAATTGGAATTGGAAAGttttaaaggaaaatctaATAACCTGCTATTGATGACATCAATCTCATGGAGTGTGACACAATGTACAACCTCCTTCCGCTTCTGCAACTCACCATCGGGGCATTGCACAAACTTTGTTTGGGGACCCATTGCATCATAATCCCTAGACCTAGAGAAAGACCTCCCTAGTTTAGTAATTTTCCCCGAGGCCTTATCAATCGCAATTACATCCCCGCTCTGCACCTTTTCCTTTCCCAAAGCTTCAATCATCTTCGCCCCCAAATCATATACCGTTTCCATATCCGTTGTTTTCAAAGTAAGTTTCCCAGTCTTCGACGCTGCCCCGGCAACTGCTGGCCTGTCTATTTGAACCTCAACGACCTCTCCTTCGATAATCTCGGTTTCTTCCTTTATTCGGACGCCAATAGATTTACGGAAGGCCTGCATCAACGCTTCAGTTTTGGACATTTCCAAAGAAAAGAGCTCACTGCCAGCAATCATTGCGAAAGGGGTTTCAAGACCAAGGGACTTAGCCATGCCCATGGCAATAGCAGTCTTGCCAGTACCAGGCTGACCAGCGAGGAGAACAGCCCGACCGGCAATTTTGCCTTCTTTGATCATCTGAAGAATAACACCAGCGGCCTTACGAGCGGCGGTTTGGCCAACCATTCCCTCGGAGACGGCCCGTGGTTCAAGGGAGGAATCAAGGCCGAGGCCGCGGATGTGGGAATGAGCCCCAATGCGCTCAATTCGCGTTAGGTCGCGGCTCTCCGACAGCTTCAGCTCCGCCATCGTAAGAGCCGATGCTggtaattttggttgattgGAGAAAGACGCAAAAACAGAGGTTTGGGAATTAGGGTTAGGGTTCAGGGTTTTGCAAACTCGAAGAAACACTTTCTGAACGTTGGCGTTCGGAGGGTAATTGTGTTAAATGCCGTATCCTCCAAATCCCTccaaatattaaactaaattaactttaaggaacaatttaattttgtgtgctgttacaaaaaaaaaaataatggtaGGTTTTCAATAGGCATGAAGATAGTAGGATGGATCATAATTTGGCCAATTATGTTACCTGTTAACCTCTAATCATAATTTGACACGCATGGGAGTGTCAATGTGCTCAATGGGACGAGCAAGCATGCAACATAGGCTGCATGTGGAACTTTGTGAACACATCAAGGGAACACACACAAGGCACAACAGCAGCAAGTACCCAAGTGTGGGGTGTGTGACGGTAGTGTGTTTAAAGGCGAAGTATAATGGCACGggcaaaaaatcaaatgtttacGAGTCattgcttttcatttttttttagtttaacaaaCGAGAGTAGAAAATTATTGTCTTTGTATGTATAATTAGTGAaatcaatttgttaaaaaatatatttttttttctccgtTGATACATATTgagtattttattattcaattttactattttattttctgattccattgttgatttgattctcaacaataaaattgaatgattaTTACTTCATATTACAAAGAACTACGAAAATCAATCATGGAAATTAGCAATTGGCACACGTATACTTACAATTAGCAATTCTTTATTACACAATTTAAatctccaacaaaaaaaaatggtaatacCTTATTTGCTAATTCATTCTCATACCttgttttaaaactatatttatatatataatttagacgaaaaataacacaattttataATGATTGAACTTTGTTCTATAAACTAATAACTTTGGAAAAAGTCATAGGTAGAGATATAAATGTATAGATAGTCTATTAAATGttagtaaattttaattcaaaattttatttaatccatgaaaataatttgccaaaaattgatataacaCAACTTAATAAGTACAAAggttataatattttttaagaagttAGAAACTTAACtccaaaatttgttgaataatttaGGATTGCGTATTTTCCAATCTATAAGAAACACTCAATTCGtaaaaaattctaaagaaaaataaattgtttttagatGAAAGAACAAGTCAAAccctttttttataattaattcaatcttttttttataattaattcaatctttttttataattaattcaatccTTACTTAAAGAATCAAAACAGCGATAATAGTagataatattaataaaaacagCAGTAGCATCTCAATCCTCAATGtgtagtaaaagaaaaaatatcaaattaaaaaaaaaaactaaataccCCAATAAAATGCTCCAATCCCACcatcattaaaaagaaatcccAAAACAAACATCACTAAATTTACTTACATTATTTACTCATGTTCTAGTCaactaaactatttataaacgATCTCTTCACCGATCTTAGCTACATGTAACGTTGTCAATGTAAAAGTGTTTTCGACACTTGAGGTTGTAGGATGCTAGATTGAATGTAACTTGATTATTTTTCGTTTAGTATATATACCAAATAGGTCGATCAAAACAAACCCCGTGACGTTTACTTTTCTCCTTCTACGATGCATGTCAATCCTTACGCGATCTTTCAATGTCTATAGGTTTTAGGTCCACCAATAGATAtccaatattttctaaaacaactcaataaaatataaaacgaaaactttaaaatacatacctttttaaaaattgaatgatataTAAGACAATTTTTGAAGTAAAACTACCATAGATGGATGAGCATCCCGTGGATTCAAAGTTTATGATGAAGATTTCTAAATTAAGAATTCTTATCTTAGTTCTAATTAACATACGACCGGAGatgtaaattgatttttttaaaatcattctttATCTTATCTTATGATTTTCTATATCTAAATAAGCATGAATAAATAGGTGGATGCTTTTAAAAGGAAGCtttaattaatgattttattttttcaaaaattaaattcattgacttatacttatatttgaaaagtacttcatcttttttaattaaaacaatgcgttgaatatttttttcgggaaaaaaaaaactaccaCAATGAATTGAGTTAAAATACGTTTTAGATCctatctttcaatttttgtatatatacttttaagaaaataactatcaaatttttttttttttcaaaattgaccaaataattttcaggcaaataaataatatatgtttttaaaatttaggatgAAATGTTAATAGATATAAggtagtaaatttaattagttaatatactttaaaagataaattatatCAGAAATTCCTCAATATCCAtattagagtttttttttccttctattttttggaaaatgagATAGtgagtttttctcttttctttgacATAATCCTAAAACTCCACTGATCCAatcaataatttcaaaattaaagtccaaactttttttaaaaaaaattgaaaaaagttgCAATTGCTATTCAATGGGGATGAGCGTATTACAACAATGGGAGATAAAAATGGGCAATAATCGGCCGGCACGTTCCAGTTTCAAGTTTCAACCCCCTCTGCCTCTCCAAtacatatcaattttgaacattttattataaaacgAGATGAAGCTAGAACTTAGatgaataatatatactaattcagtataaatatatatttttaatcacGACACCATGGAATAATGATTGAATTAATTCCAAGAAGgtgaaaataccaaaattaatCACACTATATAATCaattaagtttgaattttaatacGCCCGTCTCGATGATCTTCTATGAGTATGAACAGCGTAGCTTTTGCTTCTAGGATACAAATTATTAAGATTACTCCCCTTGAATTCATCTTCAAATTCATAAGTTTTGTCTTCGTCGATTCTCCCAATTCCCACGCTCTGGCTTCTCGGCACGTTCTTCGGCGATTTCCTCGCCTCCAAATCGAGTTCCACTTTCTTGCCCAAGCTTCGGACTGACGCCGCCCTCAGAAGCTCACTGTAGTCGTCGCCACCGTGGCTGGAGGCGGCGCTGGACCCAACGCTGTAACTCCTGGGCAGATTGATGGGCACCTGACCGCCCGGTCCACTCAGCGCCATCCCGTAATCCAGGTGGTTGGAGCAGTCCGTCAGGCTTCTTATGTAGAAATCTCGGACTTTGGACAACAGCCGGCTCGAGGCTCTTGCTAGTTGGCTCAATTTGCTTCCtttgttcatcttcttcttttcatcgACGTTCTTAATTATATTCTCCATTTGATTGCTTaccctcttttttcttccttttatttgCTAAGTACGCGCCGCCGTGGATGTCGGAAATCTGAAATCGGCGGGGAGTAGAATTCGGTGGAAGTTTGAATTTGGGAGTGGTTGaatgtttatgtatatatagagagaaatGGAGTCTGACGGAAGGGGAATGTGTCAAAGACCATACTGGAGTTTTGAGAGAGATAATGTAAACAAAAGATACTCCCACACGTATTTTCTACAcaaaatgattgattttgttttattgatatatacatTTAGTTTTGAATACGAGTCTTGACCATGAGTTTCGAGTTTTATATACCATAAAAAATAAGTCATTACTTTTGTGGGAGCTTTGGTTATATAGATCGTGAGGTAATAAGtagagatatttatttttctatcctAATCTACTTCTAATTGGAtgtaaaaatttcaattaagtGAAATACATAAGGAGGAAGTAGGACATAAAAGATTTTTGTAGGCTTAAAAGGGTTGGGGACGAGAAAAGTTTCTCATCCTTGTGCTTGTGGtgttaaattctttttatttatttgtttagaatAACTCAATGTTCTGtagttgttgttattgttattatataagTCTAACGATTTATTGGACACAAGTAATTTTGTAGCTAATATGGACTTagttacttttaaaatgtttatagaattattaaaagttaaactaTGTGATTTATTAACGtacatgttttaaattttgtaaaccTATCttacacaaaattgaaacatttttattattattattagataatAGACAAAGACAAGATATAAATGGTGAGTTAAATACCAATTTCAA
This DNA window, taken from Cucumis sativus cultivar 9930 chromosome 6, Cucumber_9930_V3, whole genome shotgun sequence, encodes the following:
- the LOC101215290 gene encoding ruvB-like 2, whose product is MAELKLSESRDLTRIERIGAHSHIRGLGLDSSLEPRAVSEGMVGQTAARKAAGVILQMIKEGKIAGRAVLLAGQPGTGKTAIAMGMAKSLGLETPFAMIAGSELFSLEMSKTEALMQAFRKSIGVRIKEETEIIEGEVVEVQIDRPAVAGAASKTGKLTLKTTDMETVYDLGAKMIEALGKEKVQSGDVIAIDKASGKITKLGRSFSRSRDYDAMGPQTKFVQCPDGELQKRKEVVHCVTLHEIDVINSRTQGFLALFTGDTGEIRAEVREQIDTKVAEWREEGKAEIVPGVLFIDEVHMLDIECFSFLNRALENEMAPILVVATNRGITTIRGTNYKSPHGIPIDLLDRLLIISTQPYTEDEIRKILDIRSQEEEVEMSEEAKRLLTTIGVETSLRYAIHLITAAALACQKRKGKIVEMEDINRVYHLFLDVKRSTQYLMEYQNQYMFSELGDGEEDDSNAMNP
- the LOC105436027 gene encoding uncharacterized protein LOC105436027, producing the protein MALSGPGGQVPINLPRSYSVGSSAASSHGGDDYSELLRAASVRSLGKKVELDLEARKSPKNVPRSQSVGIGRIDEDKTYEFEDEFKGSNLNNLYPRSKSYAVHTHRRSSRRAY